In Streptomyces sp. RFCAC02, the following proteins share a genomic window:
- a CDS encoding siderophore-interacting protein, with protein MSVRDLLPVTGTVTAVAPSAAGRIRGVRIVCGPLRWTPGQEVEVLTGGLLGPRRTYSVWDRTDDGIDLRILDHGGEGPGARWARAVRPGDRVLLSRPSGRLVARPAPYHLFAGDETASVAFGPMLRALLAEGATVRTVVEVASPAERLPLPGPVTWRFRDGASAVASPGLLAAVADLPLPDGPGAAYIAGEARTVQAVRRHLTHDRGWPRAAVTAKAFWHTRR; from the coding sequence GTGAGCGTACGGGACCTCCTGCCGGTCACCGGCACGGTCACGGCCGTCGCCCCCTCGGCCGCCGGCCGCATCCGGGGCGTCCGGATCGTGTGCGGCCCGCTGCGCTGGACGCCGGGCCAGGAGGTCGAGGTCCTGACCGGCGGCCTGCTGGGACCGCGCCGCACGTACTCGGTCTGGGACCGCACCGACGACGGCATCGACCTGCGGATCCTGGACCATGGCGGCGAGGGACCCGGCGCACGCTGGGCGCGCGCCGTACGCCCCGGCGACCGGGTGCTGCTGAGCAGGCCGAGCGGCCGCCTCGTCGCGCGCCCGGCGCCGTATCACCTGTTCGCCGGGGACGAGACGGCGTCCGTCGCCTTCGGGCCGATGCTGCGGGCGCTGCTGGCCGAGGGCGCCACGGTGCGCACGGTCGTGGAGGTCGCGTCCCCGGCCGAACGGCTGCCGCTGCCGGGGCCGGTGACCTGGCGCTTCCGCGACGGCGCGTCCGCCGTCGCCTCCCCCGGCCTGCTCGCGGCCGTGGCGGACCTGCCGCTGCCGGACGGACCGGGCGCGGCGTACATCGCCGGCGAGGCACGGACGGTCCAGGCCGTACGCCGCCACCTGACACACGACCGCGGCTGGCCACGCGCGGCGGTGACGGCAAAGGCGTTCTGGCACACCCGCCGCTGA
- a CDS encoding XRE family transcriptional regulator — MRRREVLAGLAVSAAVGAPFGALARPGGPPVGELLVAGLRDAMLGLGEAPVATSAESLGAEVTAALADFDACRYSGLAVRLPRLIRTGHALTADGATAGRHGLLARSYLLATRMLVKMDEQQLGRLAADRARQFAEHAEDVLAVAESARQMAVLARKAGRHREALSLALAGADDPGLRRAGRAGVALRGLLVQSAAYTLARRGDRDGMRALTDEAAALAQGLVGGNPPRADADGFSPLTVQLHRISAENHAGDPSAALAAARALPLKALPSVERRSRALGDLAVTYDRLGLRDECVRTLLVAERCAPQETRARPATKALVSSLLASGPTTPELRGLALRSAVPV; from the coding sequence GTGCGGCGACGTGAGGTGCTGGCCGGGCTCGCGGTCTCGGCCGCCGTCGGGGCACCGTTCGGTGCCCTCGCGCGGCCGGGTGGGCCTCCGGTCGGTGAGCTGCTGGTCGCCGGGCTGCGGGACGCGATGCTCGGGCTCGGCGAGGCTCCCGTCGCGACCTCGGCCGAGTCCCTCGGGGCCGAAGTCACCGCCGCGCTCGCCGACTTCGACGCGTGCCGTTACAGCGGTCTCGCCGTACGGCTGCCGCGCCTGATCAGAACCGGGCACGCGCTCACCGCGGACGGTGCGACGGCGGGACGGCACGGCCTGCTGGCGAGGAGCTATCTGCTGGCCACGCGCATGCTGGTGAAGATGGACGAGCAGCAACTCGGCCGGCTGGCGGCCGATCGCGCGCGTCAGTTCGCCGAACACGCGGAGGATGTCCTCGCCGTCGCCGAGTCGGCCCGCCAGATGGCCGTGCTCGCCAGGAAGGCCGGCCGGCACCGGGAGGCACTGTCACTCGCGCTGGCCGGCGCCGACGATCCGGGTCTGCGGCGGGCCGGGCGGGCCGGGGTCGCCCTCCGGGGGCTCCTCGTGCAGAGCGCGGCCTACACGCTGGCCCGGCGGGGGGACCGGGATGGGATGCGGGCGCTCACCGATGAGGCCGCGGCCCTCGCACAGGGGCTCGTCGGCGGGAACCCGCCGCGTGCGGACGCCGACGGATTCAGCCCGCTCACCGTGCAACTCCACCGGATCTCCGCAGAGAACCACGCGGGCGATCCGTCAGCGGCGCTCGCCGCGGCGCGGGCACTCCCGTTGAAGGCGCTGCCGAGTGTCGAACGCCGCTCCCGCGCGCTCGGCGATCTCGCGGTCACCTACGACCGGCTCGGCCTGCGCGACGAGTGCGTGCGCACGCTGCTGGTCGCCGAACGCTGCGCCCCGCAGGAGACCCGCGCCCGGCCGGCGACGAAAGCGCTCGTCAGCAGCCTGTTGGCCTCGGGCCCCACGACGCCGGAGCTGCGCGGCCTGGCCCTCCGCAGCGCCGTTCCTGTGTGA
- a CDS encoding cytidine deaminase, whose amino-acid sequence MSEAPTDARPGPNPEDRKIITLARSARARTGVPEGAAVRDETGRTYVAATVALDSLRLSALRTAVAMAVASGAASLEAAAVVTAADALPDDDLAAVRDLGGAGTPVLLAGPDGAVRATIPAS is encoded by the coding sequence ATGAGTGAAGCCCCGACCGACGCCCGTCCCGGCCCGAACCCCGAGGACCGCAAGATCATCACCCTGGCGCGCAGCGCGCGTGCCCGCACCGGGGTCCCGGAGGGCGCCGCCGTACGGGACGAGACGGGCCGCACCTATGTCGCCGCGACCGTCGCCCTCGACTCGCTGCGGCTGAGCGCCCTGCGGACGGCCGTCGCGATGGCGGTCGCCAGCGGCGCCGCCTCGCTGGAGGCCGCGGCCGTCGTGACGGCGGCCGACGCCCTGCCGGACGACGACCTGGCGGCCGTGCGGGACCTCGGCGGCGCGGGCACTCCCGTGCTGCTGGCTGGCCCGGACGGCGCGGTCCGTGCGACGATCCCCGCGTCATGA
- the era gene encoding GTPase Era, with the protein MSSSPSTPSTPARDGADHRSGFACFVGRPNAGKSTLTNALVGTKIAITSNRPQTTRHSVRGIVHRPDAQLVLVDTPGLHRPRTLLGQRLNDVVRTTWAEVDVIGFCLPANEKIGPGDRFIAKELAAITRTPKIAVVTKTDLVTSEALAEQLIAIDQLGRSAGFEWAEIVPVSAVADRQVGLLADLLVPLLPEGPPLYPEGDLTDEPEQVMIAELIREAALEGVRDELPHSIAVVVEEMLPREDRPADRPLLDIHANLYIERPSQKGIVIGPKGKRLKDVGTTARRHIEALLGTPVFLDLHVKVAKDWQRDPKQLRRLGF; encoded by the coding sequence ATGAGCAGCAGCCCGAGCACCCCCAGCACCCCGGCGCGCGACGGAGCGGACCACCGTTCCGGCTTCGCCTGTTTCGTCGGCCGCCCCAACGCCGGCAAGTCCACGCTGACCAACGCCCTGGTCGGCACCAAGATCGCGATCACCTCGAACCGGCCGCAGACCACGCGGCACTCGGTGCGCGGCATCGTGCACCGGCCCGACGCGCAGCTCGTCCTCGTGGACACCCCGGGCCTGCACCGTCCGCGCACCCTCCTCGGTCAGCGGCTGAACGACGTGGTGCGCACCACGTGGGCGGAGGTCGACGTGATCGGCTTCTGCCTCCCGGCGAACGAGAAGATCGGCCCGGGCGACCGCTTCATCGCGAAGGAACTGGCCGCGATCACCCGCACCCCGAAGATCGCCGTCGTCACCAAGACGGACCTGGTGACCAGCGAGGCGCTGGCCGAGCAGCTCATCGCCATCGACCAGCTCGGCCGTTCGGCGGGCTTCGAGTGGGCCGAGATCGTGCCGGTGTCGGCCGTGGCGGACCGGCAGGTCGGGCTGCTGGCCGACCTGCTCGTCCCGCTGCTGCCGGAGGGGCCGCCCCTGTACCCGGAGGGCGACCTGACGGACGAGCCGGAGCAGGTCATGATCGCCGAGCTGATCCGCGAGGCGGCGCTCGAGGGTGTGCGCGACGAGTTGCCGCACTCCATCGCGGTCGTGGTCGAGGAGATGCTGCCCCGCGAGGACCGCCCCGCCGACCGCCCGCTGCTCGACATCCACGCCAACCTCTACATCGAGCGCCCGAGCCAGAAGGGCATCGTCATCGGCCCGAAGGGCAAGCGCCTCAAGGATGTCGGCACGACGGCCCGCCGCCACATCGAGGCGCTGCTCGGCACCCCGGTCTTCCTCGACCTGCACGTGAAGGTGGCCAAGGACTGGCAACGCGACCCGAAACAACTGCGCCGCCTCGGCTTCTGA